In Janibacter sp. CX7, a single genomic region encodes these proteins:
- a CDS encoding response regulator transcription factor, translating to MTERTVVVADDDADIRDLVSFKLSNAGYTVVPVTDGDEALRAVDEHRPDLAVLDVMMPGRSGLDVLRAIRADDALTATKVILLTARARDVDVDAGFSTGADDYLTKPFSPRELVHRVTALLERG from the coding sequence ATGACCGAGCGGACCGTCGTCGTCGCCGACGACGATGCGGACATCCGAGACCTGGTGTCCTTCAAGCTCTCGAACGCCGGCTACACCGTCGTGCCGGTCACGGACGGCGACGAGGCCCTGCGCGCCGTGGACGAGCACCGGCCTGACCTCGCCGTGCTCGACGTGATGATGCCCGGGCGCTCCGGACTGGATGTCCTGCGGGCGATCCGTGCCGACGACGCGCTCACCGCGACCAAGGTCATCCTGCTGACCGCCCGGGCCCGGGACGTCGACGTCGACGCGGGTTTCAGCACGGGCGCCGACGACTACCTCACCAAGCCCTTCAGCCCTCGCGAGCTCGTGCACCGCGTCACCGCTCTGCTCGAGCGAGGCTGA
- the thrB gene encoding homoserine kinase, whose translation MSIPVGTSVTLAVPASSANLGPGFDCVGLALGVWDECTVTVTEQPGLQVEVTGSGADSVPRDESHLVVRTMATTWQHLDVTAPAGLRLEATNAVPHGRGLGSSATAIVTGVAAAHALAVRGGALAGEELDLEVVNTIAAALEGHPDNSSASVFGGATLSVTEAGAPLPRTRTVPLRLDPRITPVVLVPGTTLSTHTARSVLPEVVPLATAAANSARTGLLVHALTSAPELLVDATADLLHQEARRPSYPESMGLVDALRAAGLAATISGAGPSVLVLVDADRVDEVRRVTVEVAAGWQVLTPGVPAHGVQLRG comes from the coding sequence ATGTCGATCCCCGTCGGGACGTCGGTCACCCTCGCGGTGCCCGCGTCCAGCGCCAACCTCGGCCCGGGATTCGACTGCGTCGGGCTCGCGCTCGGCGTGTGGGACGAGTGCACGGTCACCGTGACCGAGCAGCCCGGCCTGCAGGTCGAGGTCACGGGCTCGGGCGCCGACTCGGTGCCCCGCGACGAGAGCCACCTCGTCGTGCGGACGATGGCGACCACGTGGCAGCACCTCGACGTCACGGCTCCGGCCGGGCTGCGGCTCGAGGCGACCAACGCGGTGCCCCACGGACGCGGGCTGGGCTCGTCGGCGACGGCGATCGTCACCGGCGTGGCAGCTGCCCACGCCCTGGCCGTGCGCGGCGGCGCACTCGCGGGGGAGGAGCTCGACCTCGAGGTCGTCAACACCATCGCGGCAGCTCTCGAGGGGCACCCGGACAACTCGTCCGCCAGCGTCTTCGGTGGGGCGACGCTCTCCGTCACGGAGGCCGGCGCGCCGCTGCCGCGGACCCGGACCGTCCCCCTTCGCCTCGACCCGCGGATCACGCCGGTCGTGCTCGTGCCGGGCACGACGCTGAGCACGCACACCGCACGCTCCGTGCTGCCGGAGGTCGTGCCCCTGGCGACCGCCGCGGCCAACTCCGCGCGCACCGGCCTGCTGGTCCACGCGCTGACGAGCGCCCCCGAGCTGCTCGTCGACGCCACCGCGGACCTGCTGCACCAAGAGGCCCGTCGCCCGAGCTATCCGGAGAGCATGGGGCTCGTCGACGCCCTGCGCGCCGCAGGGCTGGCCGCGACGATCTCCGGCGCGGGGCCGTCCGTCCTCGTCCTCGTCGACGCCGACCGCGTCGACGAGGTGCGTCGGGTGACGGTGGAGGTGGCCGCCGGCTGGCAGGTGCTCACCCCCGGGGTGCCCGCGCACGGGGTGCAGCTGCGCGGGTGA
- the lysA gene encoding diaminopimelate decarboxylase gives MRAHEAGILHADGYGAAPQWLPTPHDVNELLPQLWPTHVERNVDGVLAVAGLPVTDIARDFGTAAYVLDEDDFRSRARAFRDDFTAPFDAVAGADVYYAGKAFLCTAVARWVMEEGLNLDTCSGGELAVAQRVGFPGERIALHGNNKSVAELRQALEYGVGRIVVDSFAEIDRVAAVAAELGVVAPVMVRVTVGVEAHTHEFIATAHEDQKFGFSLAGGQARAAIDAIVEKGEHLRLLGLHSHIGSQIFDVSGFEIAARRLVALHTEVADVHGIAMPEMDLGGGYGIAYTSEHTPLTAGELGSQMAALVDRELKELRDGHPEAPLPRISIEPGRAIAGPSAFTLYEIGTVKDVEVAHDAIRSYVSVDGGMSDNVRTALYGADYSCTLASRTSSAGPRLVRVVGRHCESGDIVVMDEYLPADITPGDLIAVPGTGAYCRSLSNQYNHTPRPPVIAVRDGVARVIVRRETIDDLLALDVDEPAPQEVR, from the coding sequence ATGAGGGCCCACGAGGCCGGCATCCTCCACGCCGACGGCTACGGGGCGGCGCCCCAGTGGCTGCCGACGCCGCACGACGTCAACGAGCTGCTCCCGCAGCTGTGGCCGACCCACGTCGAGCGCAACGTCGACGGCGTGCTCGCGGTGGCGGGCCTGCCCGTCACGGACATCGCCCGTGACTTCGGCACCGCCGCCTACGTCCTCGACGAGGACGACTTCCGCTCCCGCGCACGGGCCTTCCGCGACGACTTCACCGCTCCCTTCGACGCCGTGGCCGGTGCCGACGTCTACTACGCCGGCAAGGCCTTCCTGTGCACCGCGGTCGCCCGCTGGGTCATGGAGGAGGGGCTCAACCTCGACACCTGCAGCGGTGGCGAGCTCGCCGTCGCGCAGCGCGTCGGCTTCCCCGGCGAGCGGATCGCCCTGCACGGCAACAACAAGTCCGTCGCCGAGCTGCGCCAGGCGCTGGAGTACGGCGTCGGCCGGATCGTCGTCGACTCCTTCGCCGAGATCGACCGCGTCGCCGCCGTCGCCGCCGAGCTCGGGGTCGTCGCGCCGGTGATGGTCCGCGTGACCGTCGGCGTCGAGGCCCACACCCACGAGTTCATCGCGACGGCGCACGAGGACCAGAAGTTCGGCTTTTCCCTCGCCGGCGGCCAGGCCCGCGCCGCGATCGACGCCATCGTGGAGAAGGGGGAGCACCTGCGCCTGCTCGGGCTGCACAGCCACATCGGCAGCCAGATCTTCGACGTCTCCGGATTCGAGATCGCCGCCCGGCGGCTCGTCGCGCTGCACACCGAGGTCGCCGACGTCCACGGCATCGCGATGCCCGAGATGGACCTCGGTGGTGGCTACGGCATCGCCTACACCTCGGAGCACACGCCGCTGACCGCCGGCGAGCTCGGCAGCCAGATGGCCGCCCTCGTCGACCGGGAGCTCAAGGAGCTGCGTGACGGGCACCCCGAGGCGCCGCTGCCGCGGATCTCCATCGAGCCCGGCCGTGCGATCGCCGGCCCGAGCGCCTTCACCCTCTACGAGATCGGCACGGTCAAGGACGTCGAGGTCGCCCACGACGCGATCCGCTCCTACGTCAGCGTCGACGGCGGCATGAGCGACAACGTGCGCACCGCGCTCTACGGCGCCGACTACTCGTGCACCCTCGCCAGCCGCACGTCGAGCGCCGGCCCGCGCCTCGTCCGCGTCGTCGGGCGGCACTGCGAGAGCGGCGACATCGTCGTCATGGACGAGTACCTGCCGGCCGACATCACGCCCGGCGACCTCATCGCCGTCCCCGGCACCGGCGCCTACTGCCGCAGCCTGTCCAACCAGTACAACCACACGCCCCGCCCGCCGGTCATCGCCGTGCGGGACGGTGTCGCGCGCGTCATCGTGCGCCGCGAGACGATCGACGACCTGCTCGCCCTCGACGTGGACGAGCCCGCCCCGCAGGAGGTCCGATGA
- the thrC gene encoding threonine synthase: MAAHQWRGVITEYSDRLPMLAGAPTVTLREGGTPLIPAEHLSELVGAQVHVKYEGLNPTGSFKDRGMTTAMSMAAAKGAKAVICASTGNTSASAAAYATKAGMTCAVLVPEGKIAMGKLSQAIAHGATLLQVDGNFDHCLDVARKLAETYPVELVNSVNPARIEGQKTASFEIVDALGDAPDIHCLPVGNAGNITAYWRGYREYATETEGVSGTLAPVSTRTPQMWGFQAAGSAPIVLGHPVDEPDTIATAIRIGNPASWQQAEAARDESGGRIEAVTDEEILAAHRILSAREGIFVEPASAASVAGLLKASAAGRVPADATIVCTVTGHGLKDPQWALKNADGSDVAPVSVPAEAYAIARELGLQD; the protein is encoded by the coding sequence ATGGCAGCCCACCAGTGGCGCGGCGTCATCACCGAGTACTCCGACCGGCTGCCGATGCTGGCCGGTGCCCCGACCGTCACCCTGCGCGAAGGGGGGACCCCCCTCATCCCCGCCGAGCACCTCAGCGAGCTCGTCGGCGCGCAGGTCCACGTCAAGTACGAGGGCCTCAACCCCACCGGCTCCTTCAAGGACCGGGGCATGACGACCGCGATGTCGATGGCCGCGGCGAAGGGGGCCAAGGCCGTCATCTGCGCCTCCACCGGCAACACCTCGGCGTCGGCTGCGGCCTATGCGACCAAGGCCGGCATGACCTGTGCCGTCCTCGTGCCCGAGGGCAAGATCGCGATGGGCAAGCTCTCGCAGGCGATCGCGCACGGCGCGACCCTGCTGCAGGTGGACGGCAACTTCGACCACTGCCTCGACGTGGCCCGCAAGCTCGCCGAGACCTACCCGGTCGAGCTGGTCAACTCGGTCAACCCCGCGCGCATCGAGGGGCAGAAGACCGCGTCCTTCGAGATCGTCGACGCGCTCGGTGACGCCCCGGACATCCACTGCCTGCCCGTCGGCAATGCCGGCAACATCACCGCCTACTGGCGCGGCTACCGCGAGTACGCCACCGAGACCGAGGGCGTCTCGGGCACGCTCGCGCCGGTGTCGACCCGCACCCCGCAGATGTGGGGCTTCCAGGCCGCCGGCTCCGCGCCGATCGTCCTGGGCCACCCGGTCGACGAGCCCGACACGATCGCCACGGCGATCCGCATCGGCAACCCCGCCTCGTGGCAGCAGGCCGAGGCCGCCCGTGACGAGTCCGGCGGGCGCATCGAGGCGGTCACCGACGAGGAGATCCTCGCCGCCCACCGCATCCTCTCCGCGCGCGAGGGCATCTTCGTCGAGCCAGCCTCCGCCGCCTCGGTCGCCGGCCTGCTCAAGGCCTCGGCCGCCGGCCGGGTCCCGGCCGACGCGACGATCGTCTGCACGGTCACCGGCCACGGCCTCAAGGACCCGCAGTGGGCCCTGAAGAACGCCGACGGCTCCGACGTCGCTCCCGTGAGCGTGCCCGCCGAGGCCTACGCGATCGCCCGCGAGCTCGGTCTGCAGGACTGA
- a CDS encoding HEAT repeat domain-containing protein, which translates to MGEIVVQPWILRLSLWIMLGTVVALVATIVVARLARRERARAVTRRVGPLREDVLAVVSGDDDGRSRALLAGLRGRSADLVEPVLVGYLSKVRGTPAERITEVLAAHGMHERALAGVDSWSGTKRARSSWALGTMRADGASQAVAPLLQDRDRGVSVTAARSLGLLGDPATARSLLDAVVPGSRGRGQLPVWVVVESLVALGPAAASTVGAALASDDASTRAVAALTIGRAQHLSQAPALRALLDHEEDPVVLTAAAGALGSVGTATDVGTLLPLARAGRPRSVRLAAALALGELGGPDAVAALADLLGDDDPRLGELVAEILVDHGPAGIAALEAHADDAGASGQAAAYGLAVHQLRRGRG; encoded by the coding sequence GTGGGCGAGATCGTCGTCCAACCCTGGATCCTGCGGCTGAGCCTGTGGATCATGCTCGGCACCGTCGTCGCCCTCGTCGCGACGATCGTCGTCGCGCGACTGGCCCGCCGCGAGCGGGCCCGGGCCGTGACCCGGCGGGTCGGCCCGCTGCGCGAGGACGTGCTGGCCGTCGTCTCCGGCGATGACGACGGGCGATCCCGAGCTCTGCTCGCCGGGCTCCGCGGCCGCTCGGCGGATCTCGTCGAGCCGGTGCTCGTGGGCTACCTGAGCAAGGTGCGCGGCACCCCTGCGGAGCGGATCACCGAGGTCCTCGCCGCGCACGGGATGCACGAGCGGGCCCTCGCCGGCGTCGACTCCTGGTCCGGCACGAAGCGGGCCCGCTCGTCATGGGCGCTCGGCACGATGCGTGCGGACGGTGCATCCCAGGCGGTCGCGCCCCTCCTGCAGGACCGTGACCGCGGGGTGTCGGTCACCGCAGCTCGCTCGCTCGGACTGCTCGGCGACCCGGCCACGGCGCGCTCGCTCCTCGACGCCGTCGTCCCCGGCAGCCGGGGACGCGGCCAGCTGCCCGTGTGGGTCGTCGTCGAGTCGCTCGTCGCCCTCGGGCCGGCCGCGGCGTCGACCGTCGGCGCCGCCCTCGCCAGCGATGACGCGAGCACGCGCGCCGTTGCCGCGCTGACGATCGGTCGCGCCCAGCACCTCTCGCAGGCACCGGCGCTGCGAGCGCTGCTCGACCACGAGGAGGACCCCGTCGTCCTCACCGCGGCTGCCGGGGCTCTCGGCTCCGTCGGCACCGCCACGGACGTCGGGACCCTGCTCCCGCTGGCCCGCGCGGGCCGCCCCCGGTCGGTGCGTCTGGCGGCGGCGCTCGCCCTCGGCGAGCTCGGCGGACCGGATGCCGTGGCCGCTCTCGCAGATCTCCTCGGCGACGACGACCCGCGGCTGGGTGAGCTCGTGGCCGAGATCCTCGTCGACCACGGACCGGCCGGCATCGCCGCTCTCGAGGCCCACGCGGACGACGCCGGCGCCTCCGGCCAGGCCGCGGCCTACGGCCTGGCCGTCCACCAGCTGCGGCGAGGCCGAGGCTGA
- a CDS encoding glycosyltransferase family 2 protein, with product MDEVLEPVTPVVEAIFGAIALPVLVYFLIINTSYLVLVVAAALEFRRSSRQLPFAGREELLGSGLVPGVSVVTSMYNEEAGIRVAAQAMLALHYPRHEVVIVDDGSSDRGFEVLRETFDLVEVPRRMPEDLAVREHATSVHVPRNGRTRLTVVRKPNSGRSDSLNVGVNFATQDLVVFVDSDSVLDPDALLAVVRPFAEDPVRMVAGGGVIRAVNGCVVRGGRVTEVRMSRNWLARIQVVEYLRAFHLGRSGWSRLKSLILISGAFGIFRRDALVEVGGLDPDSIGEDFELVLRVHRHMRRQRRDYRVEFISEPICWTEVPETTKVLRKQRRRWHRGLWETLWAYRSMLLNPRYGRVGMIAVPYYWVFELLAPALELFGLVLVVVGSLLGVVDVGYFLLFMAVAYGYAGLVTLAAMTVEELSFHKYPRWRDLLSTLASAVVENIGYRQATAVWRLEGWWQSLRGSRHEWGTMTRTGFDTRDETTS from the coding sequence ATGGACGAGGTCCTGGAGCCGGTCACCCCTGTCGTCGAGGCGATCTTCGGGGCCATCGCGCTCCCGGTCCTCGTCTACTTCCTCATCATCAACACCTCCTACCTCGTCCTCGTCGTCGCCGCGGCACTGGAGTTCCGACGCTCGTCCCGGCAGCTCCCCTTCGCCGGCCGCGAGGAGCTCCTCGGCTCCGGGCTCGTGCCCGGGGTCAGCGTCGTCACCTCGATGTACAACGAGGAGGCCGGCATCCGGGTCGCGGCGCAGGCGATGCTCGCGCTGCACTACCCGCGGCACGAGGTCGTCATCGTCGACGACGGCAGCAGCGATCGGGGCTTCGAGGTGCTGCGGGAGACCTTCGACCTCGTCGAGGTGCCGCGTCGCATGCCCGAGGACCTCGCGGTGCGCGAGCACGCCACCTCCGTGCACGTGCCCCGCAACGGCCGCACCCGGCTGACCGTCGTGCGCAAGCCCAACTCCGGGCGCTCCGACTCGCTCAACGTCGGGGTCAACTTCGCCACCCAGGACCTCGTCGTCTTCGTCGACTCCGACTCCGTGCTCGACCCCGACGCCCTGCTCGCCGTCGTGCGGCCCTTCGCGGAGGACCCGGTGCGGATGGTCGCCGGCGGGGGAGTGATCCGGGCGGTCAACGGCTGCGTCGTCCGGGGCGGCCGGGTCACCGAGGTGCGGATGTCGCGCAACTGGCTCGCTCGCATCCAGGTCGTCGAGTACCTGCGCGCCTTCCACCTCGGGCGCAGCGGCTGGTCACGGCTGAAGTCGCTCATCCTCATCAGCGGCGCCTTCGGGATCTTCCGTCGGGACGCGCTCGTCGAGGTGGGTGGGCTCGACCCGGACAGCATCGGCGAGGACTTCGAGCTCGTCCTGCGGGTGCACCGTCACATGCGACGGCAGCGGCGTGACTACCGGGTGGAGTTCATCTCCGAGCCGATCTGCTGGACCGAGGTCCCCGAGACGACGAAGGTGCTGCGCAAGCAGCGCCGCCGGTGGCACCGCGGGCTGTGGGAGACCCTCTGGGCCTATCGCTCGATGTTGCTCAACCCGCGCTACGGTCGGGTCGGCATGATCGCCGTGCCCTACTACTGGGTCTTCGAGCTGCTCGCCCCCGCACTCGAGCTCTTCGGCCTCGTCCTCGTCGTCGTCGGCTCGCTGCTCGGGGTGGTCGATGTCGGCTACTTCCTGCTCTTCATGGCCGTCGCCTACGGCTACGCGGGGCTGGTGACGCTCGCGGCGATGACCGTCGAGGAGCTGAGCTTCCACAAGTACCCGCGCTGGCGTGACCTGCTGAGCACGCTCGCGTCGGCCGTGGTCGAAAACATCGGCTACCGCCAGGCCACCGCCGTCTGGCGGCTCGAAGGGTGGTGGCAGAGCCTGCGGGGGAGCCGCCACGAGTGGGGGACGATGACCCGCACCGGCTTCGACACCCGTGACGAGACGACGTCATGA
- the rho gene encoding transcription termination factor Rho has translation MRLAQLQQLASSMGITGTAKMRKSDLISAIRAQQSGSSAPAPAKSAAKSTSAAQSAPAKQSAPVEQAAPAEQSAPEAKGGERPSRESAPAEQDRGQQDNDQQERGQRDSGERRGGNDRQGNDRQQGGNDRQQRGDRNDRQQGGDRQQGDRQGGNRNDQQGGRNQGGNRNDQGGNDRQGGNRNDNRNQGGNQQGGNQGGGGQQGGDDERGGRRRNRNRNRNRDKRRGGGQQFDDTEPQISEDDVLVPVAGILDVLDNYAFVRTSGYLPGPGDVYVPLGMVKRNGLRKGDAVTGQVKAAREGEEPQQQTVGTKGNRGKYNPLAKLETVNGMTPDDAKRRAEFGKLTPLYPQDRLRLETESNVLTTRMIDLVAPIGKGQRGLIVAPAKAGKTMVMQSIANAITTNNPECHLMVVLVDERPEEVTDMQRAVKGEVIASTFDRPADDHTTVAELAIERAKRLVEMGHDVVVLLDSITKLGRAYNLAAPASGRILSGGVDSAALYPPKKFFGAARNIENGGSLTILATALVETGSRMDEVIFEEFKGTGNMELKLDRGLANRRIFPAVDVNASGTRREEILLAPEELKIMWKLRRVLAALDTQQGVELLIDRLRKTKTNYEFLMQVQQTSSIKLDDEDETA, from the coding sequence ATGCGCCTCGCCCAGCTCCAGCAGCTCGCCTCGAGCATGGGGATCACCGGCACCGCCAAGATGCGCAAGAGCGACCTCATCTCCGCCATCCGCGCCCAGCAGTCCGGCTCCTCCGCGCCCGCCCCGGCGAAGTCCGCGGCAAAGAGCACTTCGGCAGCGCAGAGCGCCCCGGCCAAGCAGAGCGCCCCGGTCGAGCAGGCCGCTCCGGCCGAGCAGTCCGCCCCCGAGGCGAAGGGGGGCGAGCGCCCCTCCCGCGAGTCGGCTCCCGCCGAGCAGGACCGCGGCCAGCAGGACAACGACCAGCAGGAGCGCGGCCAGCGCGACTCCGGCGAGCGCCGCGGCGGCAACGACCGTCAGGGGAATGACCGCCAGCAGGGCGGCAACGACCGCCAGCAGCGCGGCGACCGCAACGACCGTCAGCAGGGCGGTGACCGCCAGCAGGGCGACCGTCAGGGCGGCAACCGCAACGACCAGCAGGGTGGTCGCAACCAGGGCGGCAACCGCAACGACCAGGGCGGCAACGACCGTCAGGGCGGCAACCGCAACGACAACCGCAACCAGGGTGGCAACCAGCAGGGTGGCAACCAGGGTGGCGGCGGCCAGCAGGGCGGCGACGACGAGCGCGGCGGCCGTCGGCGCAACCGCAACCGCAACCGCAACCGGGACAAGCGTCGCGGCGGCGGCCAGCAGTTCGACGACACCGAGCCGCAGATCTCCGAGGACGACGTGCTCGTCCCGGTCGCGGGCATCCTCGACGTCCTCGACAACTACGCCTTCGTGCGCACTTCGGGCTACCTGCCCGGCCCGGGCGACGTCTACGTGCCGCTCGGCATGGTCAAGCGCAACGGCCTGCGCAAGGGTGACGCCGTCACAGGCCAGGTCAAGGCCGCCCGCGAGGGCGAGGAGCCGCAGCAACAGACCGTCGGAACCAAGGGCAACCGCGGCAAGTACAACCCGCTGGCCAAGCTCGAGACGGTCAACGGCATGACCCCCGACGACGCGAAGCGCCGCGCGGAGTTCGGCAAGCTCACGCCGCTCTACCCGCAGGACCGACTGCGCCTCGAGACCGAGTCCAATGTCCTCACGACGCGGATGATCGACCTCGTCGCCCCGATCGGCAAGGGTCAGCGTGGCCTCATCGTCGCCCCGGCCAAGGCCGGCAAGACGATGGTCATGCAGTCGATCGCCAACGCGATCACGACCAACAACCCCGAGTGCCACCTCATGGTCGTCCTCGTCGACGAGCGCCCCGAGGAGGTCACCGACATGCAGCGCGCGGTCAAGGGTGAGGTCATCGCCTCCACCTTCGACCGCCCGGCCGACGACCACACGACGGTCGCCGAGCTGGCCATCGAGCGCGCCAAGCGCCTCGTCGAGATGGGCCACGACGTCGTCGTGCTGCTCGACTCGATCACCAAGCTGGGTCGCGCCTACAACCTCGCCGCCCCGGCGAGCGGGCGCATCCTCTCCGGTGGTGTCGACTCGGCGGCGCTCTACCCGCCGAAGAAGTTCTTCGGCGCGGCCCGCAACATCGAGAACGGCGGCTCGCTGACGATCCTCGCGACCGCGCTCGTCGAGACCGGCTCGCGCATGGACGAGGTGATCTTCGAGGAGTTCAAGGGCACCGGCAACATGGAGCTCAAGCTCGACCGTGGCCTGGCCAACCGCCGCATCTTCCCCGCGGTCGACGTCAACGCGTCCGGCACCCGGCGCGAGGAGATCCTCCTCGCGCCCGAGGAGCTGAAGATCATGTGGAAGCTGCGTCGCGTGCTCGCTGCCCTCGACACCCAGCAGGGCGTCGAGCTGCTCATCGACCGGCTGCGCAAGACCAAGACGAACTACGAGTTCCTCATGCAGGTCCAGCAGACGAGCTCGATCAAGCTCGACGACGAGGACGAGACCGCCTGA
- a CDS encoding homoserine dehydrogenase, translating into MTTDQQTPLRVALLGGGVVGGSVARQLITQADDLAQRIGRPLELVGIAVRRAGRDRSDLGVDPALFTTDAAELVTRADIVVEVIGGIEPARSLILSAMEHGASVVTANKALLAEDGPTLYAAAADHGVDLYYEAAVAGAIPILRPIRDSLAGDSIRRVIGIVNGTTNFVLDAMDSTGAGFSETVERAQALGYAEADPTADVEGFDAAAKAAILSSLAFHSRVGSADVHREGITEVSARDIAAARDMDCTVKLLAICERVEGPDGTPGISARVHPALIPLSHPLASVREAYNAVFVEAEGAGDLMFYGQGAGGDPTASAVLGDIVAVARTRVTGGRGPGESAYAHLPVLPIGQAITRYHVSLDVADRPGVLASVAQVYSDHGVSIETVRQQVVTDDHGEARAMLIIVTHAATDAALSATVAELARLETVNEVTSVMRVEGN; encoded by the coding sequence ATGACCACCGACCAGCAGACCCCCCTTCGCGTCGCCCTGCTCGGTGGCGGCGTCGTCGGCGGCAGCGTCGCCCGCCAGCTGATCACGCAGGCCGACGACCTCGCCCAGCGCATCGGTCGCCCGCTCGAGCTCGTCGGCATCGCGGTGCGCCGCGCCGGCCGCGACCGCTCCGACCTGGGCGTCGACCCGGCGCTCTTCACGACGGACGCCGCCGAGCTGGTGACCCGCGCCGACATCGTCGTCGAGGTCATCGGCGGCATCGAGCCGGCCCGCAGCCTCATCCTCTCGGCGATGGAGCACGGCGCCTCCGTCGTGACGGCCAACAAGGCGCTGCTCGCCGAGGACGGCCCGACCCTCTACGCGGCGGCCGCCGACCACGGCGTCGACCTCTACTACGAGGCTGCGGTCGCCGGGGCGATCCCGATCCTGCGCCCGATCCGCGACTCGCTCGCCGGCGACTCGATCCGTCGGGTCATCGGCATCGTCAACGGCACGACGAACTTCGTGCTCGACGCCATGGACTCCACGGGCGCCGGCTTTTCCGAGACGGTCGAGCGCGCCCAGGCACTCGGCTACGCGGAGGCGGACCCGACCGCCGACGTCGAGGGCTTCGACGCGGCGGCCAAGGCCGCGATCCTGTCCTCGCTGGCCTTCCACTCCCGCGTGGGCAGCGCCGACGTGCACCGCGAGGGCATCACCGAGGTGAGCGCCCGCGACATCGCGGCCGCGCGCGACATGGACTGCACCGTCAAGCTGCTCGCGATCTGCGAGCGGGTCGAGGGCCCCGACGGCACCCCGGGCATCTCCGCCCGGGTGCACCCGGCGCTCATCCCGCTCAGCCACCCGCTCGCCTCCGTGCGCGAGGCCTACAACGCGGTCTTCGTCGAGGCCGAGGGCGCGGGCGACCTGATGTTCTACGGCCAGGGCGCCGGCGGCGACCCGACGGCCAGCGCCGTGCTCGGCGACATCGTGGCCGTCGCGCGCACCCGGGTCACCGGCGGTCGCGGGCCGGGGGAGAGCGCCTATGCGCACCTGCCGGTCCTGCCCATCGGGCAGGCGATCACGCGCTACCACGTGAGCCTCGACGTGGCCGACCGTCCGGGTGTCCTCGCGAGCGTCGCGCAGGTCTACTCCGACCACGGCGTGTCCATCGAGACCGTGCGCCAGCAGGTGGTCACCGACGACCACGGCGAGGCGCGGGCGATGCTCATCATCGTCACCCACGCGGCGACCGATGCCGCACTCTCCGCGACCGTCGCCGAGCTCGCCCGGCTCGAGACGGTCAACGAGGTCACCTCCGTCATGCGTGTTGAAGGGAACTGA